The Fibrobacter sp. genome includes a region encoding these proteins:
- a CDS encoding AbrB/MazE/SpoVT family DNA-binding domain-containing protein — translation MVKTLTKHGNSLALIIEKPILDLIGAEADTPFDVTTDGQALVLTPVKDANRQTAFKAALDKVNQKYAKALKKLAE, via the coding sequence ATGGTGAAAACACTGACAAAACATGGAAATAGTCTTGCGCTTATCATTGAAAAACCGATTCTCGACCTTATCGGAGCAGAGGCCGACACGCCGTTCGATGTTACCACGGACGGGCAAGCGCTGGTGCTTACGCCGGTCAAAGATGCCAATCGGCAGACAGCTTTCAAGGCAGCACTTGACAAAGTGAATCAGAAATACGCTAAGGCGCTCAAGAAACTGGCAGAATAA
- a CDS encoding type II toxin-antitoxin system death-on-curing family toxin has product MAEFTFLSLSEVLEIHQDQVVRYGGSLGVRDLELLKSALGMPAATFGGEYLHTDIYEMAAAYLFHIVKNHPFIDGNKRVGAVATLVFLVLNGYDFTVPQGKFADFVLSVAKSELDKADVAVFIRKWAKKL; this is encoded by the coding sequence ATGGCTGAATTCACGTTTTTGAGTCTTTCGGAAGTTCTCGAAATCCACCAAGACCAAGTAGTCCGTTATGGTGGTTCGCTCGGTGTCCGTGATCTGGAGTTGCTCAAGTCGGCCCTCGGGATGCCAGCGGCCACCTTTGGAGGCGAATACCTCCACACTGATATCTACGAAATGGCGGCTGCCTACCTCTTTCATATCGTGAAGAACCATCCGTTTATCGATGGAAACAAGCGGGTCGGAGCTGTGGCCACTCTTGTTTTCCTTGTTCTGAACGGTTACGATTTCACAGTGCCGCAGGGGAAATTCGCCGATTTCGTTCTCTCGGTGGCTAAAAGCGAATTGGACAAGGCAGATGTTGCGGTGTTCATTCGAAAATGGGCCAAAAAACTGTAG